The Pararge aegeria chromosome 8, ilParAegt1.1, whole genome shotgun sequence genome window below encodes:
- the LOC120625803 gene encoding protein slender lobes isoform X3, with the protein MDEDAGVKAPVTRLRRRLSVEQTEESKSPAINTPKKRGGRKAAKPELELIDENTPDNTTTRRSTKKTATKDVTESEEKTVTPSRRTTRIKSNTSIISETALVVDSPRAKRAARRASTAGSDGEAPITPIRQTRRTRKDSASSVEKETQLPPKQGKQIAEIIIEEPEVNTIKSIPSPEDTNDQSNSPNNTRRSPRILKKTNKTTPAKIRSEQSSDDIPISEPAIFKQRKNSLDSVSLNQEDLVIQSSKPDVANLSNNKTSTSENRLSIASANLIKELNTDVTSKFNLNKSLSDAENKKSEIKRKRTKSWATSASNDNKFNKFYSDSEIDKNTMNNNIVSPLVLINKNGSGDGSFNESLYRDKSKKSISKIKKPASMNFTVENINEPLDNVKSIKNSIVIESKNESIKDSQNNTKKDNILTIDLFKREPSGNMKTMVFIEDSDSNSEKVHKPAIHESEDQCVPVVEHPVEEFPVKLNSFTSILDPNEQNILNKSKELVIPKDICPVDCEPMDIDETIPENVITPEAQSPKNNQPDRKSVSVHISNLSSEEVVNKSKRKSSITQSLDRSEIETKSTLILSQIKDSTGDTNNVVKSPQVTTNMLLSKSVDDLNITQEIDVKKNLSLHYSTSTPLQEKNIQKFKGIHVNTSIIASQNNDSKNTIKDVGNMSKDKYNNTSINKNIDLSKDHIMKENQLKKGKDKKTPKKESIDIQSEIVHSKELIENDKELLNDKQINVKDALNQQSGSESEDVSLDKKSNNLSEVKKSQKNDISSSEESGDEIESDDDSEKKSNFVFDEAIDAGDSYESGDSQDESEQRYEKENEIIDKGETLTTDEEFSDNSDYEKDSFIVSSNEEDEELLDGSDDDLSMSDNELKMTSKSKKKFDERKVKEQKKASREMFASRHGLNSLNKSSNSEIGATKKNKRQQISSSESEEDIPIKPKKNNRLRLDSTKEASFLADEKEIKISKKKSKQLSDSDSSSDESTPNEKEMTICNETVKESDPLSQIKVEPKTPQKSADSTIAFIDSEDVDNDRINKNESTMTQTELLDPLQATMAADDDEDDHDDSLSSDNENIIQNYDSVLQDLNKSSNLKAKVFDISLNIHNKRKKKVKTTLVEELNLTQVKSSKKLNNKHKEENNTSLKEIISKTEEDNASSDSIDLHLLFSEDSNNSDTSSLQNKMKNTSTNSEVIIPLKRTEAKTDVRECKVNKDASRKSMDVSFNNSITNSNKHKSQHQENISSKEESTSFFIDTMGSHADSLDKSHNSSLKRKNNQLIGKNNSAMDKSVNEAIKTNPIVNSDDEAPLEVSYQKENASKRKSKSQENENDIVVDVTDVAEKSINKSIAKTPTSEKKKNKKMDDVILDQTDNICNTTANKSALKTPNSGKKKKRQSETCHMEQNDNQEVTIETGTSEKKKLKGASNSFSVENEIPSVSVESRESETSSKKRKRKSSLNTTKEDIPPADASSKTFNESLVGSKKKKRKIALLDEIATVAEAVPNVEEHNKKQDQKIFSSNVSNARTGIDEVNKKRNKKRKQREEDETTNQSSKMLKQNIFHQVPRLPPTLLEKLDDVPNKEIPTKKTKVISTSQFLVQETKKRKNKPSNYLEESVCLNETFENKTNNKKRLDKPKVLPFVPTASTSTSGFTTNFKINVVPSDIKFVAQSNTISSFRDNYMYGNKIRRLGTYDMYKRQRNVKLSKF; encoded by the exons atggaCGAAGACGCAGGCGTCAAAG CTCCAGTGACCCGTTTAAGAAGAAGACTGTCGGTTGAACAAACTGAAGAGAGCAAATCACCAGCAATCAACACACCAAAGAAAAGGGGTGGAAGAAAGGCTGCAAAACCTGAACTTGAACTTATTGATgaaaaca CTCCAGACAATACCACAACACGAAGATCAACCAAAAAGACAGCAACAAAAGATGTTACTGAGTCTGAAGAAAAGACAGTGACACCATCAAGACGCACAACAAGGATTAAATCAAACACCAGTATCATATCTGAGACTGCTCTGGTAGTTGATTCACCCAGAGCTAAAAGAGCTGCACGAAGAGCATCAACAGCGG GCAGTGATGGTGAAGCTCCAATAACACCTATCCGACAAACCCGTAGGACTAGGAAAGACTCTGCATCAAGTGTTGAAAAAG AAACTCAACTTCCTCCAAAACAAGGAAAACAAATTGCAGAAATTATCATAGAGGAACCTGaagttaatacaataaaatcaataccTTCACCTGAAGACACAAATGACCAAAGTAATTCACCCAACAATACTCGTAGAAGTCCTCGGATTTTGAAGAAAACTAACAAAACAACTCCTGCAAAAATAAGATCTGAACAATCCAGTGATGACATACCTATTTCGGAGCCTGCTATATTTAAACAGAGAAAAAATAGTTTAGATTCAGTTAGCCTAAATCAAGAGGATTTGGTCATCCAAAGCAGTAAACCAGATGTTGCTAATCTATCAAACAATAAAACTTCAACTTCTGAAAATAGACTTTCAATAGCCAGTgctaatttaattaaagaacTAAATACAGACGTTACAagcaaattcaatttaaataaaagtttgtcagatgcagaaaataaaaaaagtgagataaaaagaaaaagaacaaaATCATGGGCAACATCTGCCTCAAAtgataataaattcaataaattctaTAGTGACAGTGAGATAGATAAAAATACTATGAATAACAATATTGTATCTCCTTTGGTGCTTATAAACAAAAATGGCTCAGGGGATGGTTCATTTAATGAAAGTTTGTACAGagataaatcaaaaaaatcaatttctaaaataaaaaagccagcCAGCATGAACTTTACAGTTGAGAACATTAATGAGCCTTTAGACAACGTTAAAAGTATTAAGAATAGTATTGTAATAGAATCCAAGAACGAATCTATTAAAGATAGccaaaataacacaaaaaaagataatatactTACAATCGACCTCTTTAAAAGGGAGCCAAGTGGCAACATGAAAACAATGGTATTCATTGAAGATTCTGACTCGAATTCCGAGAAAGTACATAAACCAGCCATACACGAAAGTGAAGACCAATGTGTCCCTGTTGTAGAGCACCCTGTTGAAGAATTTCCAGTAAAACTAAACTCGTTCACATCTATTTTAGATCCAaatgaacaaaacattttaaacaaatCTAAAGAACTAGTTATACCAAAAGATATCTGCCCTGTGGATTGTGAACCAATGGATATTGACGAAACTATACCAGAAAACGTTATAACACCTGAAGCACAAAGTCCTAAAAACAATCAACCTGACAGGAAATCAGTATCTGTTCACATCTCTAATTTATCAAGTGAAGAAGTAGTTAATAAATCTAAACGAAAGTCTTCCATTACTCAAAGCTTAGACAGGAGTGAAATCGAAACCAAAAGCACCCTTATACTATCACAAATAAAAGACTCGACAGGGGATACAAATAATGTAGTAAAATCACCACAAGTCACAACTAATATGCTTCTCTCAAAATCTGTTGatgatttaaatatcactcaaGAAATTGATGTCAAGAAAAATTTATCTCTTCATTATTCGACAAGTACTCcgttacaggaaaaaaatatcCAGAAGTTCAAAGGAATCCATGTTAATACTTCAATTATTGCTTCTCAAAACAATGACAGTAAAAATACTATCAAGGATGTTGGTAATATGTCCAaagataaatataacaatacatccataaataaaaatattgacttgTCCAAGGATCATATTATGAaagaaaatcaattaaaaaaagggAAAGATAAGAAAACTCCTAAAAAAGAATCTATTGATATTCAAAGTGAAATCGTCCACTCTAAAGAATTAATAGAAAAtgataaagaattattaaatgaCAAACAAATTAACGTAAAAGATGCACTCAATCAGCAAAGTGGGAGCGAATCAGAGGATGTATCTCTTGATAAAAAGTCTAATAACCTGTCTGAAGTGAAAAAGAGTCAGAAAAATGATATATCGAGCTCAGAAGAATCAGGAGATGAAATAGAATCAGATGATGACTCTGAAAAAAagagtaattttgtttttgacgAGGCTATTGATGCTGGTGACAGCTATGAGTCTGGTGATAGTCAAGATGAAAGCGAGCAACGGTATGAAAAAGAAAATGAGATCATAGACAAGGGTGAAACATTGACAACAGACGAAGAATTTTCAGACAACTCAGATTATGAAAAAGATTCATTTATAGTGAGCTCTAACGAAGAAGATGAAGAATTATTAGATGGTTCAGATGATGACTTGTCGATGAGCGATAATGAGCTTAAAATGacttcaaagtcaaagaaaAAATTCGATGAACGAAAAGTAAAGGAGCAAAAGAAAGCTTCTAGAGAAATGTTTGCTTCACGGCATGGATTAAACtctttaaataaaagttcaaattCGGAAATAGGCGCAACTAAAAAGAACAAACGACAACAGATAAGTTCCTCAGAATCTGAGGAAGATATACCAATCAAACCTAAGAAAAATAATAGACTACGATTAGACTCCACTAAAGAGGCTAGCTTCCTTGCTGACGAAAAAGAGATCAAGatttcaaaaaagaaaagtaaacaaCTGTCCGATAGCGACAGCAGTAGTGATGAAAGTACACCAAATGAAAAAGAAATGACGATCTGTAATGAAACTGTAAAAGAAAGTGACCCATTATCTCAAATAAAAGTAGAGCCCAAGACTCCTCAAAAAAGTGCTGACTCCACTATAGCGTTTATTGATTCAGAGGATGTTGATAATGATAGAATCAATAAAAATGAATCAACAATGACTCAAACTGAGTTACTGGATCCATTACAAGCTACAATGGCTGCAGATGACGATGAGGATGACCATGATGATTCCCTCAGTAGTGACAATGAAAATATAATCCAAAACTATGATTCTGTTTTGCAAGACTTAAATAAAAGCAGTAATTTAAAAGCTAAAGTTTTTGATATTTCATTAAACATccataataaaagaaagaagaaagtaAAGACTACTTTAGTAGAGgaattaaatttaactcaaGTAAAATCatctaagaaattaaataataaacataaagagGAAAACAATACTAGCCtgaaagaaataatatccaaaacaGAAGAGGATAACGCCTCGTCGGATTCTATTGATTTACATTTGTTGTTCTCTGAAGACAGCAATAACAGTGATACGTCGTCATTAcagaataaaatgaaaaatactaGTACGAATTCTGAAGTAATTATACCATTGAAAAGAACTGAAGCAAAAACGGATGTTCGTGAATGTAAAGTTAATAAAG atGCAAGCAGAAAATCTATGGATGTGTCGTTCAATAATAGCATTACTAAtagtaataaacataaatctcAACACCAGGAAAATATTTCAA GCAAAGAAGAAAGCaccagcttttttatcgataccATGGGATCGCACGCCGATTCATTAGATAAATCACATAATAGtagtttaaaaaggaaaaataaccaattaattggaaaaaata ATTCTGCAATGGATAAATCTGTGAATGAAGCCATCAAAACAAACCCTATAGTAAATTCAGATGATGAAGCTCCACTTGAGGTCTCGTATCAAAAAGAAAATGCCTCAAAGCGAAAATCTAAATCACAAGAAAACGAAAATGACATTGTTGTTGATGTAACAG atGTAGCAGAAAAGTCTATAAACAAGTCGATAGCTAAAACGCCCACCagtgaaaagaaaaagaataagaaAATGGACGATGTCATTTTGGACCAAACAG ATAATATATGTAACACAACTGCTAATAAATCTGCACTTAAAACTCCCAACAGtggaaagaaaaagaagaggCAATCAGAAACATGTCATATGGAACAAAATG ataatcaAGAGGTAACAATTGAAACTGGAACCAGTGAGAAAAAGAAACTTAAAGGTGCATCCAACTCTTTCTCAGTAGAAAACGAAATTCCATCAGTTTCAG TAGAAAGCCGTGAAAGTGAAACCAGTTCCAAAAAACGTAAAAGAAAATCATCTCTCAACACCACAAAAGAGGATATTCCCCCTGCAG ATGCCAGTTCTAAAACATTTAACGAATCACTTGTTGGTAGTAAGAAGAAGAAACGCAAAATTGCCTTGCTGGATGAAATCGCCacag TTGCGGAAGCAGTTCCAAATGTGGAAgaacataacaaaaaacaagACCAGAAAATATTTTCGAGCAATGTATCGAACGCTAGAACTGGAATTG atGAAGTAAATAAGAAGAGAAATAAAAAGCGAAAGCAGCGGGAAGAAGACGAAACGACAAATCAAAGTTCAAAg
- the LOC120625803 gene encoding protein slender lobes isoform X4 has product MDEDAGVKAPVTRLRRRLSVEQTEESKSPAINTPKKRGGRKAAKPELELIDENTPDNTTTRRSTKKTATKDVTESEEKTVTPSRRTTRIKSNTSIISETALVVDSPRAKRAARRASTAGSDGEAPITPIRQTRRTRKDSASSVEKETQLPPKQGKQIAEIIIEEPEVNTIKSIPSPEDTNDQSNSPNNTRRSPRILKKTNKTTPAKIRSEQSSDDIPISEPAIFKQRKNSLDSVSLNQEDLVIQSSKPDVANLSNNKTSTSENRLSIASANLIKELNTDVTSKFNLNKSLSDAENKKSEIKRKRTKSWATSASNDNKFNKFYSDSEIDKNTMNNNIVSPLVLINKNGSGDGSFNESLYRDKSKKSISKIKKPASMNFTVENINEPLDNVKSIKNSIVIESKNESIKDSQNNTKKDNILTIDLFKREPSGNMKTMVFIEDSDSNSEKVHKPAIHESEDQCVPVVEHPVEEFPVKLNSFTSILDPNEQNILNKSKELVIPKDICPVDCEPMDIDETIPENVITPEAQSPKNNQPDRKSVSVHISNLSSEEVVNKSKRKSSITQSLDRSEIETKSTLILSQIKDSTGDTNNVVKSPQVTTNMLLSKSVDDLNITQEIDVKKNLSLHYSTSTPLQEKNIQKFKGIHVNTSIIASQNNDSKNTIKDVGNMSKDKYNNTSINKNIDLSKDHIMKENQLKKGKDKKTPKKESIDIQSEIVHSKELIENDKELLNDKQINVKDALNQQSGSESEDVSLDKKSNNLSEVKKSQKNDISSSEESGDEIESDDDSEKKSNFVFDEAIDAGDSYESGDSQDESEQRYEKENEIIDKGETLTTDEEFSDNSDYEKDSFIVSSNEEDEELLDGSDDDLSMSDNELKMTSKSKKKFDERKVKEQKKASREMFASRHGLNSLNKSSNSEIGATKKNKRQQISSSESEEDIPIKPKKNNRLRLDSTKEASFLADEKEIKISKKKSKQLSDSDSSSDESTPNEKEMTICNETVKESDPLSQIKVEPKTPQKSADSTIAFIDSEDVDNDRINKNESTMTQTELLDPLQATMAADDDEDDHDDSLSSDNENIIQNYDSVLQDLNKSSNLKAKVFDISLNIHNKRKKKVKTTLVEELNLTQVKSSKKLNNKHKEENNTSLKEIISKTEEDNASSDSIDLHLLFSEDSNNSDTSSLQNKMKNTSTNSEVIIPLKRTEAKTDVRECKVNKDASRKSMDVSFNNSITNSNKHKSQHQENISSKEESTSFFIDTMGSHADSLDKSHNSSLKRKNNQLIGKNNSAMDKSVNEAIKTNPIVNSDDEAPLEVSYQKENASKRKSKSQENENDIVVDVTDVAEKSINKSIAKTPTSEKKKNKKMDDVILDQTDNICNTTANKSALKTPNSGKKKKRQSETCHMEQNDNQEVTIETGTSEKKKLKGASNSFSVENEIPSVSESRESETSSKKRKRKSSLNTTKEDIPPADASSKTFNESLVGSKKKKRKIALLDEIATVAEAVPNVEEHNKKQDQKIFSSNVSNARTGIDEVNKKRNKKRKQREEDETTNQSSKMLKQNIFHQVPRLPPTLLEKLDDVPNKEIPTKKTKVISTSQFLVQETKKRKNKPSNYLEESVCLNETFENKTNNKKRLDKPKVLPFVPTASTSTSGFTTNFKINVVPSDIKFVAQSNTISSFRDNYMYGNKIRRLGTYDMYKRQRNVKLSKF; this is encoded by the exons atggaCGAAGACGCAGGCGTCAAAG CTCCAGTGACCCGTTTAAGAAGAAGACTGTCGGTTGAACAAACTGAAGAGAGCAAATCACCAGCAATCAACACACCAAAGAAAAGGGGTGGAAGAAAGGCTGCAAAACCTGAACTTGAACTTATTGATgaaaaca CTCCAGACAATACCACAACACGAAGATCAACCAAAAAGACAGCAACAAAAGATGTTACTGAGTCTGAAGAAAAGACAGTGACACCATCAAGACGCACAACAAGGATTAAATCAAACACCAGTATCATATCTGAGACTGCTCTGGTAGTTGATTCACCCAGAGCTAAAAGAGCTGCACGAAGAGCATCAACAGCGG GCAGTGATGGTGAAGCTCCAATAACACCTATCCGACAAACCCGTAGGACTAGGAAAGACTCTGCATCAAGTGTTGAAAAAG AAACTCAACTTCCTCCAAAACAAGGAAAACAAATTGCAGAAATTATCATAGAGGAACCTGaagttaatacaataaaatcaataccTTCACCTGAAGACACAAATGACCAAAGTAATTCACCCAACAATACTCGTAGAAGTCCTCGGATTTTGAAGAAAACTAACAAAACAACTCCTGCAAAAATAAGATCTGAACAATCCAGTGATGACATACCTATTTCGGAGCCTGCTATATTTAAACAGAGAAAAAATAGTTTAGATTCAGTTAGCCTAAATCAAGAGGATTTGGTCATCCAAAGCAGTAAACCAGATGTTGCTAATCTATCAAACAATAAAACTTCAACTTCTGAAAATAGACTTTCAATAGCCAGTgctaatttaattaaagaacTAAATACAGACGTTACAagcaaattcaatttaaataaaagtttgtcagatgcagaaaataaaaaaagtgagataaaaagaaaaagaacaaaATCATGGGCAACATCTGCCTCAAAtgataataaattcaataaattctaTAGTGACAGTGAGATAGATAAAAATACTATGAATAACAATATTGTATCTCCTTTGGTGCTTATAAACAAAAATGGCTCAGGGGATGGTTCATTTAATGAAAGTTTGTACAGagataaatcaaaaaaatcaatttctaaaataaaaaagccagcCAGCATGAACTTTACAGTTGAGAACATTAATGAGCCTTTAGACAACGTTAAAAGTATTAAGAATAGTATTGTAATAGAATCCAAGAACGAATCTATTAAAGATAGccaaaataacacaaaaaaagataatatactTACAATCGACCTCTTTAAAAGGGAGCCAAGTGGCAACATGAAAACAATGGTATTCATTGAAGATTCTGACTCGAATTCCGAGAAAGTACATAAACCAGCCATACACGAAAGTGAAGACCAATGTGTCCCTGTTGTAGAGCACCCTGTTGAAGAATTTCCAGTAAAACTAAACTCGTTCACATCTATTTTAGATCCAaatgaacaaaacattttaaacaaatCTAAAGAACTAGTTATACCAAAAGATATCTGCCCTGTGGATTGTGAACCAATGGATATTGACGAAACTATACCAGAAAACGTTATAACACCTGAAGCACAAAGTCCTAAAAACAATCAACCTGACAGGAAATCAGTATCTGTTCACATCTCTAATTTATCAAGTGAAGAAGTAGTTAATAAATCTAAACGAAAGTCTTCCATTACTCAAAGCTTAGACAGGAGTGAAATCGAAACCAAAAGCACCCTTATACTATCACAAATAAAAGACTCGACAGGGGATACAAATAATGTAGTAAAATCACCACAAGTCACAACTAATATGCTTCTCTCAAAATCTGTTGatgatttaaatatcactcaaGAAATTGATGTCAAGAAAAATTTATCTCTTCATTATTCGACAAGTACTCcgttacaggaaaaaaatatcCAGAAGTTCAAAGGAATCCATGTTAATACTTCAATTATTGCTTCTCAAAACAATGACAGTAAAAATACTATCAAGGATGTTGGTAATATGTCCAaagataaatataacaatacatccataaataaaaatattgacttgTCCAAGGATCATATTATGAaagaaaatcaattaaaaaaagggAAAGATAAGAAAACTCCTAAAAAAGAATCTATTGATATTCAAAGTGAAATCGTCCACTCTAAAGAATTAATAGAAAAtgataaagaattattaaatgaCAAACAAATTAACGTAAAAGATGCACTCAATCAGCAAAGTGGGAGCGAATCAGAGGATGTATCTCTTGATAAAAAGTCTAATAACCTGTCTGAAGTGAAAAAGAGTCAGAAAAATGATATATCGAGCTCAGAAGAATCAGGAGATGAAATAGAATCAGATGATGACTCTGAAAAAAagagtaattttgtttttgacgAGGCTATTGATGCTGGTGACAGCTATGAGTCTGGTGATAGTCAAGATGAAAGCGAGCAACGGTATGAAAAAGAAAATGAGATCATAGACAAGGGTGAAACATTGACAACAGACGAAGAATTTTCAGACAACTCAGATTATGAAAAAGATTCATTTATAGTGAGCTCTAACGAAGAAGATGAAGAATTATTAGATGGTTCAGATGATGACTTGTCGATGAGCGATAATGAGCTTAAAATGacttcaaagtcaaagaaaAAATTCGATGAACGAAAAGTAAAGGAGCAAAAGAAAGCTTCTAGAGAAATGTTTGCTTCACGGCATGGATTAAACtctttaaataaaagttcaaattCGGAAATAGGCGCAACTAAAAAGAACAAACGACAACAGATAAGTTCCTCAGAATCTGAGGAAGATATACCAATCAAACCTAAGAAAAATAATAGACTACGATTAGACTCCACTAAAGAGGCTAGCTTCCTTGCTGACGAAAAAGAGATCAAGatttcaaaaaagaaaagtaaacaaCTGTCCGATAGCGACAGCAGTAGTGATGAAAGTACACCAAATGAAAAAGAAATGACGATCTGTAATGAAACTGTAAAAGAAAGTGACCCATTATCTCAAATAAAAGTAGAGCCCAAGACTCCTCAAAAAAGTGCTGACTCCACTATAGCGTTTATTGATTCAGAGGATGTTGATAATGATAGAATCAATAAAAATGAATCAACAATGACTCAAACTGAGTTACTGGATCCATTACAAGCTACAATGGCTGCAGATGACGATGAGGATGACCATGATGATTCCCTCAGTAGTGACAATGAAAATATAATCCAAAACTATGATTCTGTTTTGCAAGACTTAAATAAAAGCAGTAATTTAAAAGCTAAAGTTTTTGATATTTCATTAAACATccataataaaagaaagaagaaagtaAAGACTACTTTAGTAGAGgaattaaatttaactcaaGTAAAATCatctaagaaattaaataataaacataaagagGAAAACAATACTAGCCtgaaagaaataatatccaaaacaGAAGAGGATAACGCCTCGTCGGATTCTATTGATTTACATTTGTTGTTCTCTGAAGACAGCAATAACAGTGATACGTCGTCATTAcagaataaaatgaaaaatactaGTACGAATTCTGAAGTAATTATACCATTGAAAAGAACTGAAGCAAAAACGGATGTTCGTGAATGTAAAGTTAATAAAG atGCAAGCAGAAAATCTATGGATGTGTCGTTCAATAATAGCATTACTAAtagtaataaacataaatctcAACACCAGGAAAATATTTCAA GCAAAGAAGAAAGCaccagcttttttatcgataccATGGGATCGCACGCCGATTCATTAGATAAATCACATAATAGtagtttaaaaaggaaaaataaccaattaattggaaaaaata ATTCTGCAATGGATAAATCTGTGAATGAAGCCATCAAAACAAACCCTATAGTAAATTCAGATGATGAAGCTCCACTTGAGGTCTCGTATCAAAAAGAAAATGCCTCAAAGCGAAAATCTAAATCACAAGAAAACGAAAATGACATTGTTGTTGATGTAACAG atGTAGCAGAAAAGTCTATAAACAAGTCGATAGCTAAAACGCCCACCagtgaaaagaaaaagaataagaaAATGGACGATGTCATTTTGGACCAAACAG ATAATATATGTAACACAACTGCTAATAAATCTGCACTTAAAACTCCCAACAGtggaaagaaaaagaagaggCAATCAGAAACATGTCATATGGAACAAAATG ataatcaAGAGGTAACAATTGAAACTGGAACCAGTGAGAAAAAGAAACTTAAAGGTGCATCCAACTCTTTCTCAGTAGAAAACGAAATTCCATCAGTTTCAG AAAGCCGTGAAAGTGAAACCAGTTCCAAAAAACGTAAAAGAAAATCATCTCTCAACACCACAAAAGAGGATATTCCCCCTGCAG ATGCCAGTTCTAAAACATTTAACGAATCACTTGTTGGTAGTAAGAAGAAGAAACGCAAAATTGCCTTGCTGGATGAAATCGCCacag TTGCGGAAGCAGTTCCAAATGTGGAAgaacataacaaaaaacaagACCAGAAAATATTTTCGAGCAATGTATCGAACGCTAGAACTGGAATTG atGAAGTAAATAAGAAGAGAAATAAAAAGCGAAAGCAGCGGGAAGAAGACGAAACGACAAATCAAAGTTCAAAg